The genome window CTTATTTACAAACCATTAAAATAATGGTTTAATATAATTGAGGTGGTTCAAATGGAGGAAAAACGGTTTATGATTCCTGGGTTTGCGACTGCACAGGACATAAAAAGAATAAGAAAAATGTTGGGACTTACACAGAAAGAATTTTCGAATCTGATTGGCTGCTCCAAGCCAACAGTAGAGAGATGGGAGACTAGTGAAAAGAAGATTACAGGTCCTGTTGTCCTGTTGCTTAAAATGTTGGAACGTCAGTCGGAATATGTGGAGGAGATACTGGTTCCGCCAAGAAAATTTCCACTTAGGCTGTGGTATATGCATAGACAGAATGTATGTACATTGATTGATGTAGATGAGATAAGGCATCAGGTTAAAATCAGAAATTATACGGACAATGTCTTGTTTCGGGCATTTGGCAGTAATGAAAGCCCTGATTTTGAACAGTATCAGGAATTCCTGGAATCCAGGTGTTTCCCCAAAAGTCGCGATAAGATAAAATTGGTGCTGAAGGATTTGGATCTGCCATTTTATGATCCGCTTATGATTATAGAAAAGACAGAGGGGAGGATGGCGGAGGACGATTTCTGGATTCGGATAGAGAGGTAAGGTATGGTTGAACTTTTTGAACAGGATATTCGAAAAAACGACAGACAATCTTCTAAGGGTAATCAGTTAAAGTGGAAAAATGAAGGGGTCTGGTATAAAGCTGACTATACGGGCTATGAAGGCCTGGCAGAATATATGGTTTCACATCTGCTTGGGTATTCGACACTTGAGAAAGAAGAATATGTGCTTTATGACCTGGAACAGATCAAATACAAATCGATTGTTTATAACGGGGTAAAGAGTAAAGATTTTTTGTACGGAGATTGGCAGATTATCACATTGGAGAGACTATTTAAGAATATTTTCAATGTGAGCCTGTATCAGTCGGTTTTTCGCATAGGGAATCACGAGGAAAGATTACATTTTCTCGTAAATCAGGTGGAGAGAATTACACACTTGAAAGATTTTGGAAAGTATCTCACGAAGCTGTTTACCATTGATGCTTTCTTCCTTAACGAGGATAGGCATATGCATAATATAGCAGTATTGATGAATGCGGAAGGGGAATTTGCATACTGTCCAATTTTTGATCATGGAGCGGGACTTTTATCGGATACAACGATGGATTATCCGGTAGGAGGAAATCTGGAGGAATTTATGAGGGAAGTGTCAGCGAAAACGATATCGGGGGATTTTGAGGAGCAGCTTGATCTTGCAAAGGCGATGTTTGGGGGTCAGATGAAATTTTCTTTTCGGAAGAAGGAGGTCGAGGAGCTATTGAATGCGGCAGAGGGATACTCCGTGGCAGAAAAAGAGAGGGTGAAGGAAATTCTGTATTTGCAGATGAGAAAGTATCAGTATTTGTTTTAATGTCAGGCAATAAAGATCCCTGCCAGACTTCTCAGCTATCTGCGCAAGATATAGGCCTTGTGTTGAACAGAGGTTATGGTATATTATTAAATCAATAACAAATGGAAAAGTGATGAAGTACCATTATGAAGGAGGAACTCGTAAAATGAATGGAAATGGAATTATGAAAAATATATCTTCAAAGAAAATAGCAATGGTTGCGGTACTAATAGTGGTAGCAATCTTTTCCATGACCGTTGTATCGAAAATAGCAAGCGACCCAGCAAATCATTCGAAAACGATAGAATCCTTAGATGAAAAGAAAGCAACCGTTCTAAAGCTAACTGCAACATCGACGGCCGCGGCCTCTGCAATCGCCGCAATTCCCGGAGATGCGACTACGCCTGTAGCGAACAAACTGGCAGATTTATCGTCGTATTTTTTAATCATTTTAATGGTTGTTTTTGTGGAAAAATATCTAGTCACATTAACGGGATATGCCACATTTTTTATATTGATTCCACTGGCATGCGCATTGCTTGCATTGGGGCTTTGCTTAAACAAAAACGTTTTGAAACTGTTGGCTTTGAAAGTAGCGTTGTGTGGTCTCATCATTTTTTTCATTCTTCCAGTCAGCATGAAGGTGACGGACAAAATCGAGCAGACTTATGAATCTTCGCTGGAGACGACCCTGGAGGACGCGGAAAATATGACGGAGGAAATTAATGAAAATACGGACTCAGAAGGAAATATACTCGAAAAGGCCTTGAAGAAAATCCAGGGCGGGATATCGGGAGTGATTGAAAAAGGGGAGAATCTTCTGAATAATTTTATTGAATCGATTGCTGTGATGCTGGTCACATCTTGTGTGATACCGGTAGTGGTGCTGCTATTCGCAGTATGGCTGGTGAAAATGTTATTTGGGATACAGATTAATGTCTCACCTGATTTGCCTAAAAG of Roseburia hominis contains these proteins:
- a CDS encoding type II toxin-antitoxin system MqsA family antitoxin encodes the protein MEEKRFMIPGFATAQDIKRIRKMLGLTQKEFSNLIGCSKPTVERWETSEKKITGPVVLLLKMLERQSEYVEEILVPPRKFPLRLWYMHRQNVCTLIDVDEIRHQVKIRNYTDNVLFRAFGSNESPDFEQYQEFLESRCFPKSRDKIKLVLKDLDLPFYDPLMIIEKTEGRMAEDDFWIRIER